The genomic stretch GTGTTTATATCAGTCGAGTCTGCATTTTAATCGCTTTCGATGCACAGCTGCCCCACCTACAAAATAGTGAAAGATGGCTAACGACTTGGGCTAAACCATTTCCTGTTTCGTTTGCTTCAGTCAATTGAGTAAGTCGTTGTAGCAACATGCCTATGCATTCATAttccacaaaaatacatttttatgtaaataaaattgtattctatctatttactttaaaatatgtgaCGTATCTATgcgtttgtgtttttattttatttattttattttaagactaGCCAGAGTTCTCTTGTTACCGTAGCCTCTTTTATCACGTGACTCAAACTTCCTTCCGGGACAGGTCACCTGATTTGTTGCTGTTGAGAAAAGATGGCTGCTCATCTGTCTTACGGAAAagtgaatttaaacattttaagagaaGCTGCAAGGAAAGACCTGCGGGAATTCTTGGACAAGTGTGCGGGAAGCAAGGTGACAAGACGACGTAAATGCATGTCGCATGACAATTGAACTAGTTATCGAAATATTTTCTTTCGCAGCCGAAACGTTTCCATTAAAACATGCTAATTATCAGTTTTAGCTAACACAGAAAATGTACACACTTATTTCTTGGCTCGtgttgaatattttcttttgtccaATTTAATGTATTACGTGTGTCATGTATTTATAATTCTGTGTTCTTTAGGCCATAGTTTGGGATGAGTATCTTACTGGACCTTTTGGACTCATAGCTCAGTACTCCCTTCTGAAGGTAAGGATagtcaaatgttttatattgtaTGAAATGAATGAAGAGAAGTTAGGATGTTTCTTATAACACTTGGTTCTTTCTGCTATATTTTTAGGAACATGAGGTGGAGAAGATGTTCACCCTCAAGAGTGGGAGACTCCCCAGTGCGGATGTGAAGAATATCATCTTTTTTGTCCGTCCCAGGCTGGAGTTGATGGACATAATAGCAGAGAATGTACAGAGGTAGGTCACGAGTTTCATCATTACACTCcacaaaataatcagaaacaCAACGCCTGTGTGTTCTGAAGATTGTTCTGGGTTGTGCACTTTTCAGTGAGGACAAGTTGCATTCATCCAGAGACTTTCACATTTTGTTCGTGCCTCGGAGGAGCATGCTCTGTGAGCAGAGACTGAAAGATCAAGGCGTGCTGGGCTCTTTTATCAATATGGATGAATATATCCTAGACCTGATTCCCTACGATGGGGATCTGCTGTCCATGGAATATGAAAGTGCTTTCAGGGTGAGTTCACATAACATCACACAGCCACAAAAGTGGAAGCACATCTTTATTGTTGTTTAGATTCACTTGTGTCATTGAAATAGTACAGGTATGGTGAAGCATTGATGCACAACTTTTAGtatctgtttatttcttctAGAGCATGAGATTTAAACCCAGGGTATTCTAGTTCTGAACCctatttatatttacaaatcTACTTTTTTATGGAGGTCTCCAGTGCAGGAAAACAGTTTATGCACACATATTATTGTTTATAATAtgaaaataacatatttaataTATACAGACACATtcaacaaacagattttttttaatgcacaaagTTCAAAGATATTAAAGTACTCTCATAGTAAATTTTGTGAACTGTTACAAacaatatttataattaaaagcaGTGAAGAAAAGGGTTATAATTTACAACTCCTTACAGACGGTTAACAGATGTTGTGCATTTATTAGTATAATATTTACAAAGAGAAATAAGAAtaggttttctatttttattctttaggaATTTAGACAGTGGAGAGGTGTGTCTTTCTACTAGtatgcatttttaaacctttagtTATGCAGGCTTTTGCAGTGCCAAAAACTACTGGTCAAGGTTTGagctaaaaattgtttttgcttaaaacaatgtttttttttctttgaaatcttAATCAGGAGTGCTACTTGGAAAATGACCAAACTAGCCTGTACCACACCGCCAAAGGCCTTATGACTCTACAAGCCCTTTATGGAACCATTCCTCAGATATATGGAAAAGGAGACTGTGCAAGAGtgagttattttattcactCTACGCATATTACTAAAACCCCTTTTAGGATCAAATCTCCTTAGTTTAACTAAGAGATGAATTTTCTGTTGATTTGCAGCATGTGGCCAACATGATGCTGAGGATGAAGAGAGAGTTTGCTGGCATTCAGAACCAGATCCTGCCCGTGTTCGACACTCTTCTGCTCTTGGACCGCAATGTTGACCTGCTCACTCCTTTGGCTACTCAGCTTACCTATGAGGGGCTCATTGATGAAATCTATGGAATAAATAATGGTCAGAAAAGGGACTCTCTTAATTACTTCATCTGCTATGTGTTCATTCTCCTCTtgctttctttttgtctgtatttataATTAAGAAGATGTTTCAAAAATTTGAGGATATTATAGCGTGggttaaaaaattatttctaatAGATCTTTTCTTAAAAAGTCACTTAATTCATCCAATCCGTTTAgacatttatctttaaagtaatttttgtattatttcagtgtttttagttgtttgtaTGCAAGCATGTGTgacttttgttcagtttatgtTGTTacttgtgagaaaaaaatatatatataactaaataaaattgattaggAATAGGACTTATTATCACTGCAAAGAATTGGatcaatataattttatttgcaaattcacgtttaaattacatttctattgatttcttaaatccatccatccatccatcttcttgaccgctttgtcccgttcggggtcgcgcggtgccggagcctatcccggctactgaagggcgaaggcggggtacaccctggacaggtcgccagtctgtcgcaggggtTTCTTAAATTTctattcaaaataatttttattggattttgcAATAGGAACTTATCGAAGGTTGAACTTTTACTAATAAAATTATAGCTATAAGCtagataaaaatgcttttttttcccataaatattacaatagttactttaaaaggAAACTGAAGAATGGATCTGATGAGAAGATATTGTCTCTCTGAGTAACGatctttttataaattattaatctatattttaaactgtattttaaggaaaaatgaaatgtatcgAGCTGTAAATCAAATTTTCAACTTGATTctatttttggtctaaattCGCCCAGCTTTGTTGCATCCAGGATTTAAGGATAATTTTATTATCAGATCTATAACTGATCCTATNNNNNNNNNNNNNNNNNNNNNNNNNNNNNNNNNNNNNNNNNNNNNNNNNNNNNNNNNNNNNNNNNNNNNNNNNNNNNNNNNNNNNNNNNNNNNNNNNNNNNNNNNNNNNNNNNNNNNNNNNNNNNNNNNNNNNNNNNNNNNNNNNNNNNNNNNNNNNNNNNTGCATAGGGTATGTCAAGCTGCCTCCTGAGAAGTTTGCACAGAAGAAACAAGGTGAAGCTAGTAAAGATCTACCCACAGAGCCTAAGAAGCTCCAGCTAAACTCGGCAGAGGAGCTGTACGCAGAAATCCGGGACAAGAACTTTAACGCTGTTGGTGCTGCTCTCagcaaaaaagctaaaattatatCCGCTGCTTTTGAGGTAAGTCTTGTGTCAGATCTGTTCATCCTAAGTGCGTCTTTGCTTGGATACTATTACACACAATTCCCTGCAATTTGGTAAGAGTTTGAAATTGGGTTACTAAGTGCATTCTATTGGATTGCTTTCAGACATCCCATCTGAACTGATGTGATTGTAATCTGTGatgcatttaaaagaaaaggtcACACAAGAAAATCTATGAGGTTAACTAGGTGATAACACTGATGACGATAAGATTATATATGATATCACACAGTTGTGCTCATAATATAAACCCTGCAAGAATGGAAAACACTTTCCGTTCGCAGAAATACTTCAATTTAAGTTATTTGACATTAAACTGCATTGCTCGACAAAGGAAAATGTTCACTGTCATAAGTATTTCTATTCTTTGTTTAGTATAATCACTAGAAAATAGATTAGTCtgttaaattttttaatttagagttaagaGCTTGTTAGATGTTATATACTGTTCTTACTTTtctaagatttttgttttccatcatttgctgtttttccatttttttttaacaaaccttCCTTTGTGTTTCAGGAGcgacataatgctaaaacagtGGGAGAAATAAAGCAGTTTGTGTCCCAGCTGCCTCACATGCAGG from Oryzias melastigma strain HK-1 linkage group LG9, ASM292280v2, whole genome shotgun sequence encodes the following:
- the vps33a gene encoding vacuolar protein sorting-associated protein 33A, with product MAAHLSYGKVNLNILREAARKDLREFLDKCAGSKAIVWDEYLTGPFGLIAQYSLLKEHEVEKMFTLKSGRLPSADVKNIIFFVRPRLELMDIIAENVQSEDKLHSSRDFHILFVPRRSMLCEQRLKDQGVLGSFINMDEYILDLIPYDGDLLSMEYESAFRECYLENDQTSLYHTAKGLMTLQALYGTIPQIYGKGDCARHVANMMLRMKREFAGIQNQILPVFDTLLLLDRNVDLLTPLATQLTYEGLIDEIYGINNGYVKLPPEKFAQKKQGEASKDLPTEPKKLQLNSAEELYAEIRDKNFNAVGAALSKKAKIISAAFEERHNAKTVGEIKQFVSQLPHMQAARSSLANHTSIAELVKDITTSEAFFDSLTVEQEFMTGVDTDKVNTYIEDCIAQKDPLIKILRLVCMQSVCNNGLKQKVLDYYKREILQTYGYEHLLTLHNLEKAGLLKPQTSSRNNYPTIRKTLKLWMEDANEQNPNDISYVYSGYAPLSIRLTQVLARPGWRSIEEVLKMLPGPHFEERQQLPSGLHKKRQQGENRTTLVFFLGGVTYAEIAALRFLSQMEDSGMEYIIATTKLINGTTWIKTLMDRPESHAA